One genomic window of Panicum hallii strain FIL2 chromosome 6, PHallii_v3.1, whole genome shotgun sequence includes the following:
- the LOC112896946 gene encoding uncharacterized protein LOC112896946 produces MGRKRKELLSSAPWRTGEAAEDEEAARLSREGKVSVTNNPGETATMNVPRSRRQDLDITVDDFDEEEIDPELRYSFQRNSRFLKRVFSVDTLVKPLPPVMAYSVSRNVNFFFRIFTQFWDEEGIANAQKSLGLGNDDGSRRMR; encoded by the exons ATGGGGCGGAAGCGGAAGGAGCTGCTGTCGTCGGCGCCGTGGCGGACGGGGGAGGCcgccgaggacgaggaggcggCCAGGCTCAGCCGCGAGGGGAAGGTCAGCGTCACCAACAACCCCGGCGAGACGGCCACCATGAACGTCCCCCGCAGCAGGCGCCAGGACCTCGACATCACTGTTGACGACTTCGACGAGGAGGAGATCGACCCCGAGCTGCGCTACTCCTTCCAGCGGAACAGCAGG TTTTTGAAGAGAGTTTTTAGTGTGGATACACTTGTCAAGCCTCTTCCTCCTGTAATGGCATACAGTGTATCTCGTAATGTAAACTTTTTCTTCCGGATCTTCACACAGTTCTGGG ACGAAGAAGGAATTGCCAACGCACAGAAGTCCCTTGGACTGGGTAATGATGATGGTTCCCGCCGAATGCGCTGA
- the LOC112897091 gene encoding MADS-box transcription factor 26, with amino-acid sequence MARGKVQLRRIENPVHRQVTFCKRRAGLLKKARELSVLCDAHIGIIIFSAHGKLYDLATTGTMEELIERYKTASGEAALPGDGGSGHRMDPKQETMVLQQEINLLQKGLRYIYGNRANEHMTVEELNALERYLEIWMYNIRSAKMQIMIQEIQALKSKEGMLKAANEILQEKIVEQSGLLDVGMTVADQQNGHFSTVPLIEEITNPLTILSGYSNCRGSEMGYSF; translated from the exons ATGGCGAGGGGCAAGGTGCAGCTGCGGCGCATCGAGAACCCGGTGCACCGGCAGGTGACCTTCTGCAAGCGCCGCGCCGGGCTGCTCAAGAAGGCCCGGGAGCTCTCCGTCCTCTGCGACGCCCACATCGGCATCATCATCTTCTCCGCGCACGGCAAGCTCTACGACCTCGCGACCACCGG GACCATGGAAGAACTGATCGAGAGGTACAAGACTGCCAGTGGGGAAGCGGCCCTGCCGGGTGACGGCGGCAGCGGACACAGAATG GACCCAAAACAGGAGACTATGGTGCTGCAACAAGAAATCAATCTGCTCCAGAAGGGCCTGAG GTACATCTACGGTAACAGGGCAAATGAACATATGACTGTTGAAGAGCTGAATGCCCTAGAGAGGTACTTGGAGATATGGATGTACAACATCCGCTCCGCAAAG ATGCAGATAATGATTCAAGAGATCCAAGCACTGAAAagcaag GAAGGAATGTTGAAAGCTGCTAACGAAATTCTCCAGGAAAAG ATAGTAGAACAGAGTGGTTTGCTCGACGTAGGCATGACGGTAGCAGATCAGCAGAATGGGCATTTTAGTACAGTCCCACTGATAGAAGAGATCACTAACCCACTGACTATACTGAGTGGCTACTCTAATTGTAGGGGCTCAGAGATGGGCTATTCCTTCTAA
- the LOC112898527 gene encoding succinate dehydrogenase subunit 6, mitochondrial, with amino-acid sequence MGIGEHFEGVKQHWARNFAFLDYFKKVYGRAEPLPKWSDADVEEFIASDPVYGPQLKALRESRKFALAGALAGAAHLGGVAFKYSKAPHGVVLATGFGAITGAVLGSEVAEHWYQLYKMDKQGANLRFIYWWEDKVSGQKS; translated from the exons atggGGATCGGGGAGCACTTCGAGGGCGTCAAGCAGCACTGGGCGCGCAACTTCGCCTTCCTCGACTACTTCAAGAAGGTCTACGGCCGCGCCGAGCCCCTCCCCAAGTGGTCCGACGCCGACGTCGAGGAGTTCATCGCCTCCGACCCGGTCTACGGGCCCCAG CTCAAGGCCCTGCGGGAGTCGAGGAAGTTCGCGCTCGCCGGggccctcgccggcgccgcccaccTCGGCGGCGTCGCGTTCAAGTACTCCAAGGCGCCGCACG GCGTCGTGCTGGCGACCGGGTTCGGGGCGATCACTGGCGCCGTGCTGGGATCCGAGGTGGCGGAGCACTGGTACCAGCTCTACAAGATGGACAAGCAGGGGGCCAACCTCAGGTTCATCTACTGGTGGGAGGATAAGGTTTCAG GTCAGAAGAGCTGA
- the LOC112896804 gene encoding GDSL esterase/lipase At1g71691-like, whose product MAGGHCLRLLLLAVLAAAARGGGEERAPALFVFGDSLIDSGNNNNLASLAKANYFPYGIDFAGGPTGRFCNGYTIVDELAELLGLPLVPPYSQASSVQQVLQGANYASAAAGILDDSGGNFAGRIPFNQQIQNFESTVAQIAAAAGASAAAERLARSIVFVGMGSNDYLNNYLAPNYDTRQRYDPRQFADLLAHQFASQLTRLYRAGARKFVVAGVGSMGCIPTVLAQSVAGRCSPVVDGLVLPFNANVRAMLDGLNANLPGARFTYLDNFRIFKAILANPAAFGFSVVDRGCCGIGRNGGQITCLPFMPPCADRERYVFWDAYHPTAAVNVIIAREAFRGGADVMAPINVGQLARL is encoded by the exons ATGGCCGGCGGCCACTGCCTGCGGCTGCTGCTCCTCGCCGTGCTCGCGGCTgcggcgcgcggcggaggagaggagagggcgCCGGCGCTGTTCGTGTTCGGGGACTCGCTCATCGACAGCGGCAACAACAACAACCTCGCCTCGCTCGCCAAGGCCAACTACTTCCCCTACGGCATCGACTTCGCCGGCGGGCCCACCGGCCGCTTCTGCAACGGGTACACCATCGTCGACGAGCTCG CTGAGCTGCTTGGGCTGCCCCTGGTGCCGCCCTACTCGCAAGCATCGTCCGTGCAGCAAGTCCTGCAGGGCGCCAACTacgcttccgccgccgccgggatcCTCGACGACAGCGGCGGCAACTTC GCCGGCCGGATCCCGTTCAACCAGCAGATCCAGAACTTCGAGTCGACGGTGGCCCAgatcgccgccgcggccggcgcgtcggcggcggcggagaggctCGCGCGCTCCATCGTCTTCGTGGGAATGGGGAGCAACGACTACCTCAACAACTACCTGGCGCCCAACTACGACACCAGGCAGCGCTACGACCCGCGGCAGTTCGCCGACCTCCTCGCCCACCAATTCGCCTCCCAGCTCACC AGGCTGTACAGGGCCGGAGCCAGGAAGTTTGTGGTGGCCGGCGTGGGGTCGATGGGGTGCATCCCGACCGTGCTGGCGCAGAGCGTGGCGGGCCGGTGCTCGccggtggtggacggcctcgtGCTGCCGTTCAACGCCAACGTGAGGGCGATGCTCGACGGCCTCAACGCCAACCTCCCCGGCGCCCGGTTCACGTACCTCGACAACTTCCGGATCTTCAAAGCCATCCTCGCCAACCCGGCCGCCTTCG GGTTCAGCGTGGTGGACAGGGGCTGCTGCGGCATCGGGAGGAACGGCGGGCAGATCACGTGCCTGCCGTTCATGCCGCCGTGCGCCGACCGGGAGCGCTACGTGTTCTGGGACGCGTACCACCCGACGGCGGCGGTGAACGTCATCATCGCCAGGGAGgccttccgcggcggcgccgacgtGATGGCGCCCATCAACGTTGGGCAGCTTGCCAGGCTCTGA
- the LOC112897222 gene encoding peroxidase 47-like, translated as MSRAQMMKSFVRLLILVQVAAALAGPVAAELSMDYYGMTCPFAEYIVRNVVGEALMKDPTLAASLLRLHFHDCFVQGCDASVLLNSTDGNTAEKDAQANKSLRGFEVIDSIKEALEAQCPGVVSCADVLALAARDSVFMARGPYYPVPLGRRDGTRSVDSDTFLALPPPIKNVTVLIEIFDKVGLDVHDMVALSGGHTLGIAHCASFKARLQAETETLDGSLAKSLGSVCKGGDSGTAPFDRTSTRFDGVYYRELTSRRGLLSSDQTLFESPETKEIVSTFAMNPDYFFYSFMQGMQKMGQINLKEGDEGEIRKTCWVINS; from the exons ATGAGCCGCGCCCAGATGATGAAGAGCTTTGTCAGGCTCCTGATCCTCGTGCAGGTGGCCGCCGCCCTGGCCGGTCCCGTCGCCGCCGAGCTCAGCATGGACTACTACGGCATGACCTGCCCGTTCGCGGAGTACATCGTCCGCAACGTCGTCGGCGAGGCCCTCATGAAGGACCCCACCCTCGCCGCCAGCCTCCTCAGGCTGCACTTCCACGACTGCTTCGTGCAG GGCTGCGACGCGTCGGTCCTGCTGAACTCGACGGACGGCAACACGGCGGAGAAGGACGCGCAGGCGAACAAGAGCCTGCGCGGCTTCGAGGTGATCGACAGCATCAAGGAGGCCCTGGAGGCGCAGTGCCCCGGCGTCGTCTCCTGCGCCGACGTCCTGGCGCTGGCCGCCCGCGACTCCGTGTTCATGGCGCGCGGGCCCTACTACCCCGTGCCCCTGGGCCGCCGCGACGGGACCCGCTCCGTGGACTCCGACACCTTCCTGGCGCTCCCGCCCCCGATCAAGAACGTGACGGTCCTCATCGAGATCTTCGACAAGGTCGGGCTCGACGTCCACGACATGGTGGCGCTCTCCGGCGGCCACACGCTGGGCATCGCGCACTGCGCCAGCTTCAAGGCCCGGCTGCAGGCCGAGACGGAGACGCTGGACGGGTCGCTGGCCAAGTCGCTGGGCTCCGTCTGCAAGGGCGGCGACTCGGGCACGGCGCCGTTCGACCGGACGAGCACCCGCTTCGACGGCGTCTACTACCGGGAGCTGACCTCGCGGCGGGGGCTCCTGAGCTCGGACCAGACGCTGTTCGAGTCGCCGGAGACGAAGGAGATCGTCAGCACGTTCGCCATGAACCCGGACTACTTCTTCTACTCGTTCATGCAGGGGATGCAAAAGATGGGGCAGATCAACCTCAAGGAAGGCGACGAGGGCGAGATCAGGAAGACATGCTGGGTCATCAACTCCTAA
- the LOC112897721 gene encoding fructokinase-2 translates to MAPLGDGAVAASADNLVVSFGEMLIDFVPDVAGLSLAESGGFVKAPGGAPANVACAISKLGGSSAFLGKFGDDEFGHMLVNILKQNGVNAEGCLFDQHARTALAFVTLKKNGEREFMFYRNPSADMLLTEAELNLDLIRRAKIFHYGSISLISEPCRGAHLAAMRAAKAAGILCSYDPNVRLPLWPSEEAARAGILSIWKEADFIKVSDDEVAFLTQGDASDEKNVLSLWFDGLKLLIVTDGDKGCRYFTKDFKGSVPGYKVNTIDTTGAGDAFVGSLLVNVAKDDNIFHNEEKLREALKFSNACGAICTTQKGAIPALPTVAAAQELIAKGN, encoded by the exons ATGGCGCCCCTCGGAGACGGAGCTGTTGCCGCGTCGGCCGACAACCTGGTGGTGTCGTTCGGCGAGATGCTCATCGACTTCGTCCCCGACGTGGCGGGGCTCTCGCTCGCCGAGTCCGGCGGCTTCGTCAAGGCCCCCGGCGGCGCGCCCGCCAACGTCGCCTGCGCCATCTCCAAGCTCGGCGGATCCTCCGCCTTCCTCGGCAAG TTCGGCGACGACGAGTTCGGGCACATGCTGGTGAACATCCTGAAGCAGAACGGCGTCAACGCGGAGGGCTGCCTGTTCGACCAGCACGCGCGCACCGCGCTGGCCTTCGTCACCCTCAAGAAGAACGGCGAGCGCGAGTTCATGTTCTACCGCAACCCCAGCGCCGACAtgctgctcaccgaggccgAGCTCAACCTCGACCTCATCCGCCGCGCCAAGATCTTCCACTACGGCTCCATCTCGCTCATCTCCGAGCCCTGCCGCGGCGCCCACCTCGCCGCCATGCGCGCCGCCAAGGCCGCCGGGATCCTCTGCTCCTACGACCCCAACGTGCGCCTCCCGCTCTGGCCCTCGGAGGAGGCCGCCAGGGCCGGCATCCTCAGCATCTGGAAGGAGGCAGACTTCATCAAGGTCAGCGACGACGAGGTCGCGTTCCTCACACAGGGGGACGCCAGCGACGAGAAGAACGTGCTCTCGCTCTGGTTCGACGGGCTCAAGCTCCTCATCGTCACCGACGGCGACAAGGGATGCAGATACTTCACCAAG GACTTCAAGGGCAGCGTGCCCGGCTACAAGGTGAACACCATCGACACCACCGGCGCCGGTGACGCCTTCGTCGGCTCCCTGCTCGTCAACGTCGCCAAGGACGACAACATCTTCCAC AACGAGGAGAAGCTCCGCGAGGCGCTCAAGTTCTCCAACGCCTGCGGCGCCATCTGCACCACCCAGAAGGGGGCCATCCCGGCGCTGCCCACTGTCGCCGCCGCGCAGGAGCTCATCGCCAAGGGCAACTag
- the LOC112897576 gene encoding squamous cell carcinoma antigen recognized by T-cells 3 — translation MATEEEVPEAAAPAPAGGGGDDAMPDAASPSDSDSDSSDSDDEGAAGADELRIQALEQALQEQPLDYETHVQYIQCLRKSGNIEKLRAAREEMNKYYPLTPKMWQEWANDEISLSTSEESFRDVEKLYERGVQEYLSIKLWRDYLDFVEEHDPSVSQCTPAGLSKMRDLFERAITAGGLHVTEGSKLWAAYREYEMAILITISDGNDEEKAKQVQRIRTLFHRQLSVPLAEMESTLVEYKSWEAEQGNANDPGSNFDGVPSNVTSAYKKANDMYNERKQYEDQLSNAGAPEADKLQEFLKYLKFEESSGDPARVQVLYERAVSELPVSSDLWMGYTSYLDRSLKVPSVLRSVYYRATRNCTWVAELWVRYLLSLERIHSSEEELRHVFERAVQCSFPTIQEYLNVYLTRVHSLRRRISDGLDFQLIRQTFMDAAEFLSPQLGTKELLHLNAYWAKLERNLGKDLAAARGVWENTIKKSGSVLEIWQQYISMEMEMGNIHEARSLYKRCYSKRFAGSGSEDICHAWIRFEEENGTLDDYDLVVKKVTPRLKELMMFKSQEEAKDEAYSMLKDNSNADDSYQKRKASKMTNKQQPPAKKRKENPPKSAKSSDDQGSKTQSGHSAAITAVEVGDVTREKVELSTEMKVDSDSRTGNTGSNEPKPSFYNDKCTVFVSNIDLKANEDDLRRFFSDIGGVTAIRLLRDKFTKKSRGLAYVDFSDNKHLEAALKKNKQRLLGKKVSIARSDPSKGKKSREAGPSSKGHDNLSQSGGDGAKAQGDVKITGKNTHFAPRSVVKPLGWTTKDEKPDGGAGELKSNEEFRNLLLKK, via the exons ATGGCGACGGAAGAGGAGgtgccggaggcggcggcgcccgcgccaGCTGGTGGAGGCGGGGACGACGCGATGCCCGACGCCGCCTCGCCCTCGGACTCGGACTCGGACTCGTCGGACTCCGACGACGAGGGGGCGGCCGGCGCCGACGAGCTCCGCATCCAGGCCCTAGAGCAGGCCCTCCAGGAGCAGCCACTCGACTACGAGACCCACGTGCAG TATATCCAGTGCTTGAGGAAGTCAGGCAACATCGAGAAGCTTCGGGCTGCAAGGGAAGAGATGAACAAGTACTATCCTCTTACCCCGAAGATGTGGCAGGAGTGGGCGAatgatgagatctcattgagCACAAG TGAGGAATCTTTTAGGGATGTTGAAAAACTCTACGAGCGTGGGGTGCAAGAATACCTG TCCATTAAGTTATGGAGGGATTACCTTGACTTTGTTGAAGAGCATGATCCATCAGTGTCCCAGTGTACACCTGCAGGCCTCTCCAAAATGAGAGATTTGTTTGAGCGTGCTATCACTGCAGGGGGGCTGCATGTTACTGAAGGCAGCAAACTGTGGGCAGCTTATAGAGAATATGAGATGGCGATTTTGATCACCATCAGTGATGGCAATGATGAGGAAAAGGCAAAGCAAGTTCAGCGTATACGCACGCTATTCCACCGCCAGTTATCTGTTCCTTTGGCTGAGATGGAATCTACACTTGTTGAGTATAAGAGCTGGGAAGCAGAGCAAGGGAATGCAAATGATCCAGGGTCCAATTTTGATGGTGTCCCATCAAATGTCACATCTGCGTACAAAAAGGCCAATGATATGTACAATGAAAGGAAACAATATGAGGATCAACTAAGCAATGCAGGCGCACCTGAAGCTGACAAACTGCAGGAGTTTCTG AAATACCTCAAATTTGAAGAGTCTTCTGGTGACCCTGCTCGAGTTCAAGTTCTTTACGAGCGAGCTGTTTCAGAGCTTCCTGTGTCAAGTGATCTATGGATGGGATACACAAGCTACCTGGATAGAAGCTTGAAG GTGCCTTCTGTACTCAGAAGTGTTTATTACAGAGCCACAAGAAACTGTACATGGGTTGCTGAGCTATGGGTCCGTTATTTGCTATCTTTGGAGCGAATTCATTCTTCTGAAGAAGAGCTACGCCAT GTATTTGAACGGGCAGTACAGTGTTCTTTTCCAACCATACAAGAG TATCTCAATGTTTATCTTACTCGAGTTCATAGTCTAAGACGGAGGATTTCAGATGGGTTGGATTTCCAGCTGATTAGGCAGACATTCATG GATGCTGCAGAATTTCTCTCACCTCAACTGGGAACCAAGGAGTTACTGCACTTGAATGCGTATTGGGCCAAATTAGAGCGTAATCTTGGCAAAGATCTTGCTGCAGCTCGTGGAGTTTGGGAAAACACTATAAAAAAAAG CGGGTCTGTTTTGGAAATTTGGCAGCAGTACATTTCAATGGAGATGGAAATGGGAAATATACATGAGGCACGATCGCTTTATAAGCGCTGTTATAGCAAAAGATTTGCTGGGTCAGGATCAGAG GATATATGTCACGCATGGATAAGATTTGAAGAGGAGAATGGCACCTTGGATGATTATGACCTTGTTGTAAAAAAG GTCACGCCTCGGCTAAAGGAGCTTATGATGTTCAAGTCTCAAGAGGAGGCTAAAGACGAGGCTTACTCTATGCTCAAAGATAATTCTAATGCAGATGATTCCTATCAGAAAAGAAAAGCAAGTAAGATGACCAATAAACAGCAGCCTCCTGctaagaaaaggaaagagaatCCACCAAAAAGTGCCAAGTCATCAGATGACCAAGGGTCAAAGACACAAAGTGGACATAGTGCTGCTATCACTGCTGTAGAAGTTGGAGATGTCACCAGGGAGAAGGTCGAGTTATCTACGGAAATGAAAGTGGACAGTGACAGCCGAACAGGGAATACAGGTTCAAATGAACCAAAACCATCCTTCTACAATGACAAGTGCACAGTTTTTGTCTCAAACATAGACTTGAAG GCAAATGAGGATGACCTGCGACGGTTCTTCTCTGACATCGGTGGTGTCACAGCAATAAGATTGCTGAGGGACAAATTCACCAAAAAATCAAGG GGGTTGGCCTATGTGGACTTTTCAGACAACAAGCATCTTGAGGCAGCCCTTAAGAAAAACAAGCAGAGGTTGCTGGGGAAGAAAGTGAGTATCGCTCGGTCAGATCCAAGCAAGGGTAAGAAGAGCCGTGAGGCAGGTCCTTCCTCCAAAGGCCATG ATAACTTGTCTCAGAGTGGTGGTGATGGTGCAAAAGCACAAGGTGACGTGAAAATCACAGGGAAGAATACCCATTTTGCACCACGATCTGTGGTAAAACCTCTTGGGTGGACTACCAAGGATGAGAAACCAGATGGTGGCGCAGGAGAGTTGAAATCAAATGAGGAGTTCAGAAATCTGTTGCTTAAGAAGTGA